A genome region from Arachis duranensis cultivar V14167 chromosome 6, aradu.V14167.gnm2.J7QH, whole genome shotgun sequence includes the following:
- the LOC107494998 gene encoding uncharacterized protein LOC107494998 has protein sequence MVSDESFVALVHYRESIKKKTRSGIKFTDKDPLSVFLKLSTSFAEFKNTILQRLGLHGVKRAEKLFYRIPISVLCDDVLFHCRRQFLEVRTPELLAKVVDVASSSGGSNRNMHSTGHLAISSALLVGSLSAVPVIAPEPDLVASPSFAVNLNQSCDALVGEAGPLGDGACAVPNSPPCVSVFGGVEDALQDDDDDDDVEPATVTADDREEKTPWTTPPKDPSVSVGFGARDSQNARGVAEFQVGQQFHDKEEVVLSVKSYSIRRGVKYKVLESDHRKYYGKCKEFGSGCVC, from the exons ATGGTTAGTGATGAGAGTTTTGTAGCTCTTGTGCACTATAGAGAGTCCATTAAGAAGAAAACGCGATCAGGAATTAAGTTCACTGATAAGGACCCGCTGAGTGTTTTTCTCAAACTTTCGACAAGTTTCGCTGAGTTTAAGAATACTATACTCCAGAGACTAGGACTGCATGGTGTGAAACGGGCGGAGAAGTTGTTCTATCGAATTCCGATTTCCGTGTTATGCGATGAT GTGTTGTTTCATTGTCGCCGTCAGTTTCTTGAGGTGAGGACTCCGGAGTTGTTGGCAAAAGTTGTGGATGTGGCATCTAGTTCTGGAGGCTCGAACAGGAATATGCACTCCACAGGACATCTAGCCATCTCTAGTGCATTGCTTGTTGGATCCTTGTCAGCAGTGCCGGTGATTGCACCCGAGCCAGATTTAGTGGCTTCACCATCGTTTGCCGTCAATTTGAATCAAAGTTGTGATGCGTTAGTTGGCGAGGCTGGACCGTTGGGAGACGGTGCTTGCGCGGTGCCCAATTCTCCTCCATGTGTTTCGGTATTTGGAGGGGTTGAGGATGCATtgcaggatgatgatgatgatgatgatgtggagCCCGCAACGGTTACTGCGGATGATAGAGAGGAGAAGACACCATGGACGACTCCACCT AAAGATCCCTCTGTATCTGTTGGCTTCGGGGCAAGAGACTCGCAAAATGCAAGAGGTGTAGCTGAATTTCAGGTCGGCCAGCAGTTTCATGATAAAGAGGAAGTCGTTCTTAGCGTGAAGAGCTATAGCATTCGCCGCGGGGTTAAGTACAAGGTATTGGAGTCGGATCACCGCAAGTACTATGGCAAGTGCAAGGAGTTCGGGAGCGGGTGCGTATGctaa